TGCGCCATGCTCCATTTCATCTGCAATTCGGATACTTGCATGAGCGTTATACTGCCGTTCAAGTATCCGGCAAACGATTGACGATACGCAGTTTCCCGGCTTGGGATAATTCTCTCGCGAAGTGTCTTTGCTTCTTGTATTGATCGTTCCAGCTCGGCATGTTCTTCGAGTATCGTCTTCTTAAGTTGCAATAGGACTGCCGTTTTGCTTTCGATGCTGCTCTTATGCATCATACGTTCTTCACCAATCATTGCGAATTGATTGGAACGCGGATTGAGCGGAAGCGGAAACGATACATCAAAACTCAACATCGCATCTTGTTTCACGGTGGAATTTGCGATGAGTGGTTCACCACTATGACTGACACTCGAAGAAGTCACCTTCATGGGAAACCGGTAACCGTAGGCGAACATCACATCGAGTTCGGTGAAGTATGACCTTTCCGATAACTTGAGCGATGCTTTCGCTTCGCGGACACGTTGTTCCGCCAACTGAACTGCTGGTGATAGTTGCAGTGTTGTCTTATCCAACAAGGAATCGAGCGAGAGTAGCTCTGGCAATGCTTCCGGTAATGCATCGACTTCGAGCGAAGAATCGGGCGGAACACTTACAGCAG
The window above is part of the bacterium genome. Proteins encoded here:
- a CDS encoding TolC family protein, with protein sequence GLPLFSAMQDGATGMVASGMGNAADIYSVDAERSEWLRKIESAKTEVVRKQAGLAAAVSVPPDSSLEVDALPEALPELLSLDSLLDKTTLQLSPAVQLAEQRVREAKASLKLSERSYFTELDVMFAYGYRFPMKVTSSSVSHSGEPLIANSTVKQDAMLSFDVSFPLPLNPRSNQFAMIGEERMMHKSSIESKTAVLLQLKKTILEEHAELERSIQEAKTLRERIIPSRETAYRQSFAGYLNGSITLMQVSELQMKWSMAQMEEAMLRANAWALRGNLLERIGQ